A window of the Kosakonia radicincitans DSM 16656 genome harbors these coding sequences:
- the sdhB gene encoding succinate dehydrogenase iron-sulfur subunit SdhB: protein MKLEFSIYRYNPDVDDAPRMQDYTLEAEEGRDMMLLDALIQLKEKDSTLSFRRSCREGVCGSDGLNMNGKNGLACITPISALGNGKQKIVIRPLPGLPVIRDLVVDMGQFYAQYEKIKPYLLNNGQNPPAREHLQAPEQREKLDGLYECILCACCSTSCPSFWWNPDKFIGPAGLLAAYRFLIDSRDTETDSRLEGLSDAFSVFRCHSIMNCVSVCPKGLNPTRAIGHIKSMLLQRSA, encoded by the coding sequence ATGAAACTCGAATTCTCGATTTATCGCTATAACCCGGATGTGGATGACGCGCCGCGTATGCAGGATTACACGCTGGAAGCGGAAGAAGGGCGTGACATGATGTTGCTGGATGCATTAATCCAGCTGAAAGAAAAGGATTCTACACTGTCGTTCCGCCGCTCCTGCCGTGAAGGTGTATGTGGTTCCGATGGTCTGAACATGAACGGTAAGAATGGTCTTGCCTGTATCACCCCGATTTCCGCGCTTGGCAACGGCAAACAGAAGATCGTTATCCGCCCGCTGCCAGGGTTGCCGGTTATCCGCGATTTGGTGGTGGACATGGGACAATTCTATGCCCAATATGAGAAGATTAAACCTTACTTATTGAATAATGGGCAAAATCCACCGGCCAGAGAACATTTACAGGCACCAGAGCAGCGTGAAAAGCTTGACGGTCTGTACGAATGTATTCTTTGCGCCTGCTGTTCTACGTCCTGCCCGTCATTCTGGTGGAACCCGGATAAGTTTATCGGCCCGGCTGGCTTGCTGGCGGCGTATCGCTTCCTGATCGACAGCCGCGATACCGAAACCGACAGCCGTCTGGAAGGGTTGAGCGATGCTTTCAGCGTATTCCGCTGCCACAGCATCATGAACTGCGTCAGTGTATGTCCGAAAGGGCTGAACCCGACGCGCGCCATCGGCCATATTAAGTCGATGTTGTTGCAAAGAAGTGCGTAA
- the sdhA gene encoding succinate dehydrogenase flavoprotein subunit translates to MKLPVREFDAVVIGAGGAGMRAALQISQSGQTCALLSKVFPTRSHTVSAQGGITVALGNTHEDNWEWHMYDTVKGSDYIGDQDAIEYMCKTGPEAILELEHMGLPFSRLDDGRIYQRPFGGQSKNFGGEQAARTAAAADRTGHALLHTLYQQNLKNHTTIFSEWYALDLVKNQDGAVVGCTALCIETGEVVYFKARATVLATGGAGRIYQSTTNAHINTGDGVGMALRAGVPVQDMEMWQFHPTGIAGAGVLVTEGCRGEGGYLLNKHGERFMERYAPNAKDLAGRDVVARSIMIEIREGRGCDGPWGPHAKLKLDHLGKEVLESRLPGILELSRTFAHVDPVKEPIPVIPTCHYMMGGIPTKVTGQALTVNEKGEDVVIPGLFAVGEIACVSVHGANRLGGNSLLDLVVFGRAAGLHLQESIAEQGALRDASESDIEGALTRLNRWNNNRSGEDPVTIRKALQECMQHNFSVFREGDAMAKGLEQLKVIRERLKEARLDDTSSEFNTQRVECLELDNLMETAYATAVSANFRTESRGAHSRFDYPDRDDENWLCHSLYLPETESMTRRSVNMEPKLRPAFPPKIRTY, encoded by the coding sequence ATGAAATTGCCAGTCAGAGAATTTGATGCTGTTGTTATTGGCGCGGGCGGCGCAGGTATGCGCGCGGCGCTGCAAATTTCCCAGAGCGGGCAAACCTGTGCGCTGCTCTCCAAAGTTTTCCCAACCCGTTCCCACACTGTGTCTGCGCAGGGCGGTATCACCGTAGCCCTGGGCAATACCCATGAAGATAACTGGGAATGGCACATGTATGACACGGTAAAAGGTTCCGACTACATCGGTGACCAGGACGCGATTGAATATATGTGCAAAACCGGCCCGGAAGCGATTCTTGAGCTGGAGCATATGGGCCTGCCGTTCTCCCGTCTTGATGATGGCCGTATCTATCAGCGTCCGTTTGGCGGCCAGTCGAAGAACTTCGGCGGCGAGCAGGCGGCGCGTACCGCAGCGGCAGCGGACCGTACCGGCCATGCGCTGCTGCATACCCTTTATCAGCAGAACCTGAAAAATCACACCACCATCTTTTCCGAGTGGTACGCGCTGGATCTGGTGAAAAACCAGGATGGCGCTGTCGTGGGCTGTACCGCACTGTGCATCGAAACCGGTGAAGTCGTCTACTTCAAAGCCCGCGCAACCGTGCTGGCAACTGGCGGCGCAGGCCGTATTTACCAGTCCACCACCAATGCGCACATTAATACCGGCGACGGCGTGGGTATGGCACTACGCGCGGGTGTACCGGTGCAGGATATGGAGATGTGGCAGTTCCACCCGACCGGTATCGCCGGGGCAGGGGTGCTGGTAACGGAAGGCTGCCGTGGTGAAGGCGGCTATCTGCTTAACAAACACGGCGAGCGCTTTATGGAGCGTTATGCGCCGAACGCCAAAGACCTGGCGGGCCGTGATGTGGTGGCGCGTTCCATCATGATCGAAATCCGTGAAGGTCGCGGTTGCGACGGTCCATGGGGACCGCACGCCAAACTGAAACTCGATCATCTGGGTAAAGAAGTACTCGAATCGCGTCTGCCGGGGATCCTGGAACTGTCGCGCACCTTCGCACATGTGGATCCGGTGAAAGAGCCAATTCCGGTGATCCCGACCTGCCACTATATGATGGGCGGTATTCCGACCAAAGTGACCGGCCAGGCGCTGACGGTCAACGAGAAGGGCGAAGATGTCGTGATCCCGGGGCTGTTTGCGGTGGGCGAAATCGCCTGCGTATCGGTTCACGGCGCCAACCGCCTGGGCGGTAACTCGCTGCTCGACCTGGTGGTCTTTGGCCGTGCAGCAGGTCTGCATTTACAAGAATCTATCGCTGAACAGGGCGCGCTGCGCGATGCCAGCGAATCGGATATCGAAGGGGCGCTCACCCGCCTCAACCGCTGGAATAACAATCGTAGCGGCGAAGATCCGGTCACCATCCGCAAAGCGCTGCAAGAGTGTATGCAGCATAACTTCTCGGTGTTCCGCGAAGGTGATGCGATGGCGAAAGGTCTTGAACAACTGAAAGTGATCCGCGAGCGCCTGAAAGAGGCTCGTCTGGATGATACGTCGAGCGAGTTCAATACCCAGCGCGTTGAGTGCCTGGAGCTGGATAACCTGATGGAAACCGCTTACGCAACGGCTGTTTCCGCAAACTTCCGTACCGAAAGCCGTGGCGCGCACAGCCGCTTCGACTATCCGGATCGTGACGATGAGAACTGGTTGTGCCACAGCCTGTATCTGCCAGAAACGGAATCCATGACGCGCCGTAGCGTGAATATGGAACCGAAACTGCGTCCGGCGTTCCCGCCGAAGATTCGTACTTATTAA
- the sdhD gene encoding succinate dehydrogenase membrane anchor subunit — translation MVSNASALGRNGVHDFILVRATAIVLTLYIIYMVGFFALHGDLTWVVWTGFFSSAFTKVFTLLALFSILIHAWIGMWQVLTDYVKPLAVRLILQLVIVVALAAYVIYGFVVVWGV, via the coding sequence ATGGTAAGCAACGCCTCCGCATTAGGACGCAACGGCGTACATGATTTTATTCTTGTCCGTGCTACCGCCATCGTCCTGACGTTATACATCATCTATATGGTGGGTTTTTTCGCCCTGCATGGCGACCTGACCTGGGTGGTCTGGACCGGCTTCTTCTCCTCCGCCTTTACCAAAGTCTTCACTCTGCTGGCGCTGTTTTCCATTCTGATCCATGCCTGGATTGGCATGTGGCAAGTGTTGACCGACTACGTTAAACCGCTGGCTGTACGCCTGATTCTGCAACTGGTTATTGTTGTGGCGCTGGCGGCTTACGTGATTTATGGATTCGTTGTGGTGTGGGGTGTGTAA
- the sdhC gene encoding succinate dehydrogenase cytochrome b556 subunit, with protein MWALFMIKNVKKQRPVNLDLTTIRFPVTAIASILHRVSGVITFVAVGILLWLLGLSLSSEDGFLTASAIVNSFFVKFILWGILTALAYHAVGGIRHMLMDFGWLEETFEAGKRSANLSFVITVVLSILAGVLVW; from the coding sequence ATGTGGGCGTTATTCATGATAAAAAATGTGAAAAAACAAAGACCTGTCAATCTGGATCTGACAACAATTCGGTTTCCTGTTACGGCTATAGCTTCCATTCTTCACCGCGTCTCCGGCGTTATTACGTTTGTAGCCGTCGGTATTCTGCTGTGGTTACTGGGCCTGTCGCTGTCATCTGAAGACGGCTTCCTGACTGCCTCTGCCATCGTGAACAGCTTCTTCGTTAAATTCATTCTGTGGGGCATCCTCACCGCGCTGGCGTATCACGCTGTCGGCGGGATTCGTCACATGCTGATGGATTTTGGCTGGCTGGAAGAAACCTTCGAAGCAGGAAAACGTTCCGCAAACCTTTCTTTTGTGATCACTGTCGTGCTTTCAATTCTCGCAGGAGTTCTCGTATGGTAA
- a CDS encoding citrate synthase codes for MADKKANITYNGDAAIELDVLKGTLGQDVIDIRSLGSKGVFTFDPGFTSTASCESKITFIDGDEGILLHRGFPIDQLATESNYLEVSYILLYGEKPTQEQFEEFRLTVTRHTMIHEQITRLFHGFRRDSHPMAVLCGVTGALAAFYHDSLDVNNPRHREIAAFRLLSKMPTVAAMCYKYSIGQPFIYPRNDLSYAGNFLHMMFATPCEPYEVNPVLERAMDRILILHADHEQNASTSTVRTAGSSGANPFACIAAGIASLWGPAHGGANEAALRMLEEISSVKHIPEFLRRAKDKNDSFRLMGFGHRVYKNYDPRATVMRETCHEVLRELGTKDDLLEVAMELEHIALNDPYFIERKLYPNVDFYSGIILKAMGIPASMFTVIFAMARTVGWIAHWNEMHDDGIKIARPRQLYTGYAKREFSSDLKKD; via the coding sequence ATGGCTGATAAAAAAGCAAACATCACCTACAATGGTGACGCTGCTATTGAACTGGATGTGCTAAAAGGCACGCTCGGTCAGGATGTAATTGATATCCGTAGTCTCGGTTCAAAAGGGGTTTTTACTTTTGACCCTGGTTTTACCTCTACCGCATCGTGCGAATCAAAAATCACTTTTATCGACGGTGACGAAGGTATTTTGTTACACCGCGGTTTCCCGATTGATCAACTGGCGACCGAATCCAACTACCTGGAAGTGAGCTACATCCTGCTGTACGGCGAAAAACCGACGCAGGAGCAGTTTGAAGAGTTCAGACTGACGGTCACCCGCCACACCATGATTCACGAGCAGATCACCCGCCTGTTCCACGGTTTCCGTCGCGACTCACATCCAATGGCAGTACTTTGTGGCGTGACCGGCGCGCTGGCAGCGTTCTACCATGATTCGCTGGATGTGAACAATCCGCGCCACCGCGAAATCGCGGCGTTCCGCCTGCTGTCCAAAATGCCGACCGTAGCGGCGATGTGTTACAAATACTCCATCGGTCAGCCGTTTATCTATCCGCGCAACGATCTCTCTTACGCCGGCAACTTCCTGCATATGATGTTTGCCACTCCGTGCGAACCGTATGAAGTGAATCCGGTGCTGGAACGCGCCATGGATCGTATTCTGATCCTGCATGCCGATCACGAGCAGAACGCCTCCACCTCTACCGTGCGTACCGCCGGTTCTTCTGGCGCGAACCCGTTTGCCTGCATCGCGGCCGGTATCGCCTCTCTGTGGGGACCGGCGCACGGCGGCGCCAACGAAGCGGCACTGAGAATGCTGGAAGAGATCAGCTCCGTAAAACATATTCCGGAATTCCTGCGTCGCGCCAAAGACAAGAACGATTCGTTCCGTCTGATGGGCTTCGGTCACCGTGTCTACAAGAACTACGACCCACGCGCTACTGTGATGCGCGAAACCTGCCACGAAGTGCTGCGCGAGCTGGGTACGAAAGATGATCTGCTGGAAGTGGCGATGGAGCTGGAGCACATTGCGCTCAACGACCCGTACTTTATCGAACGCAAACTCTACCCGAACGTCGACTTCTACTCCGGTATTATCCTGAAAGCGATGGGTATTCCGGCGTCCATGTTTACTGTTATCTTTGCGATGGCGCGTACCGTGGGCTGGATTGCGCACTGGAACGAAATGCACGACGACGGCATCAAGATTGCCCGTCCGCGTCAGCTTTACACCGGCTATGCCAAACGCGAATTCTCCTCCGATCTGAAAAAAGATTAA
- the nei gene encoding endonuclease VIII, whose product MPEGPEIRRAADMLEAAVQGKPLTDVWFAPPQLTDFAPGLVGQRIEQIETRGKALLTHFSGGLTLYSHNQLYGVWRVVNAGETPQTNRVLRVKLQTTDKAILLYSASDIAILTPEQLAQHPFLQRLGPDVLNMTLTAAQVKERLLSPRFRRRRFSGLLLDQAFLAGLGNYLRVEILWHCALAPQHCAAELDDTQLDVLAQALLDIPRLSWQTRGTVNENKHHGALFRFRVFHRAGEMCERCGGIIEKTTLSSRPFYWCPGCQR is encoded by the coding sequence ATGCCGGAAGGACCGGAGATCCGCCGGGCGGCGGACATGCTTGAAGCGGCGGTTCAGGGAAAACCACTGACCGATGTCTGGTTTGCTCCGCCGCAGCTAACCGATTTTGCCCCAGGTCTGGTGGGACAGCGCATCGAGCAGATTGAAACCCGCGGCAAGGCGCTGTTGACGCACTTTTCCGGCGGGTTAACCCTCTACAGCCATAACCAGCTTTACGGCGTCTGGCGCGTGGTGAATGCGGGCGAAACGCCGCAAACCAACCGCGTGTTGCGCGTAAAATTACAGACGACCGATAAAGCCATCTTGCTTTACAGCGCGTCAGATATCGCCATACTCACGCCAGAACAACTGGCGCAGCACCCGTTTCTACAGCGGCTTGGGCCGGATGTGTTGAACATGACGCTCACTGCGGCGCAGGTGAAAGAACGTCTGTTATCGCCGCGTTTTCGCCGTCGTCGCTTCTCCGGTTTGCTCCTCGATCAGGCGTTTCTGGCCGGGCTGGGCAACTATTTACGCGTAGAGATCCTCTGGCACTGTGCGTTGGCACCGCAGCATTGTGCCGCCGAACTGGATGATACCCAGCTTGACGTGCTGGCGCAGGCGTTGCTGGATATTCCTCGTTTGTCCTGGCAGACACGCGGCACTGTGAATGAGAACAAGCATCACGGCGCGCTGTTTCGTTTCCGGGTCTTTCACCGGGCAGGGGAGATGTGCGAGCGCTGCGGTGGGATCATCGAAAAAACCACGCTCTCATCGCGCCCGTTTTACTGGTGCCCGGGCTGTCAACGCTGA
- the pxpA gene encoding 5-oxoprolinase subunit PxpA, with product MKIDLNADLGEGCGNDAALLKLVSSANIACGFHAGDAGTMLTCVREALRNGVAIGAHPSFPDRENFGRTAMQLPPETVYAQMLYQIGALAAMVHAEGGKLQHVKPHGMLYNQAANDAQLADAIASAVHDVDSDLILVGLAGSELIRAGKNWGLITRQEVFADRGYRSDGRLVPRSEPGALITDDNVALAQTLEMVLAGRVKSIEGEYVPVQAQTVCLHGDGEHALLFARRLHAAFTQRGVIISAR from the coding sequence ATGAAGATTGATTTAAACGCCGATCTTGGCGAAGGCTGCGGCAATGATGCTGCGTTGTTGAAACTGGTGTCGTCGGCCAATATCGCCTGCGGTTTTCATGCGGGCGATGCCGGGACGATGCTGACATGCGTGCGCGAAGCGCTGCGTAACGGGGTCGCCATCGGCGCACATCCCTCGTTTCCCGATCGGGAAAACTTCGGTCGTACAGCGATGCAACTGCCGCCGGAAACCGTGTATGCCCAGATGCTGTACCAAATCGGTGCACTGGCAGCGATGGTGCATGCTGAGGGCGGTAAATTACAGCATGTGAAGCCCCACGGCATGTTATACAACCAGGCGGCAAATGATGCGCAACTGGCCGACGCTATCGCCAGTGCGGTACACGATGTTGATTCGGATTTGATTCTGGTCGGGCTGGCGGGCAGCGAACTGATCCGCGCCGGAAAAAACTGGGGGCTGATCACCCGCCAGGAAGTGTTTGCCGATCGCGGCTATCGCAGCGATGGTCGGCTGGTACCACGCAGCGAGCCGGGCGCGTTGATTACTGATGACAATGTGGCGCTGGCGCAAACGCTGGAGATGGTGCTGGCAGGGCGTGTCAAAAGTATTGAAGGCGAATATGTTCCCGTGCAGGCGCAAACGGTGTGCCTGCACGGCGATGGTGAACATGCGTTACTGTTTGCCCGCCGTCTGCATGCTGCTTTTACCCAGCGTGGGGTGATCATTTCCGCGCGATAA
- the pxpC gene encoding 5-oxoprolinase subunit PxpC → MLNIIRAGIYTSLQGGKRTGLRQSGISYCGALDAPALQIGNALVGNAPDTAGLEITLGQFEVVFESRCWFALTGAGCEAKLDGKPVWTGWRFVAKAGQRLVLKRPLHGVRSYLAVAGGFALPEVLGSGSTDLKAAIGGLEGRLLRDGDTLPLAKTKRQFRTQQGVKQLLWGNRIRALPGPEYHEFDTASQEAFWRLPWQISPQSNRMGYRLQGQPLLRTTSRELLSHGLLPGVIQVPSNGQPIVLMNDAQTTGGYPRIACIIEADMYHLAQIPLGQPVHFVQCSLDEALHARQDQQRYLEQLAWRLTHED, encoded by the coding sequence ATGTTGAACATTATCCGCGCCGGTATTTACACCAGCTTACAGGGTGGTAAGCGTACCGGTTTGCGCCAGTCCGGAATCAGCTATTGCGGCGCGCTGGACGCGCCTGCGCTGCAAATTGGCAATGCGCTGGTGGGCAATGCGCCTGATACGGCCGGGCTTGAGATTACGCTCGGCCAGTTCGAAGTGGTGTTCGAAAGCCGCTGCTGGTTTGCCCTGACCGGCGCCGGTTGTGAAGCGAAGCTCGACGGTAAACCCGTGTGGACGGGGTGGCGTTTTGTGGCAAAAGCCGGGCAGCGGCTGGTGCTGAAACGCCCGCTGCACGGTGTGCGTAGCTATCTGGCAGTGGCAGGAGGTTTCGCGCTGCCGGAGGTGCTGGGTTCAGGGAGTACCGATCTGAAAGCCGCTATCGGTGGGCTGGAAGGGCGACTGTTACGTGATGGCGATACGCTGCCTCTGGCAAAAACGAAGCGGCAGTTTCGTACCCAGCAGGGCGTAAAACAACTGCTGTGGGGCAACCGCATTCGCGCGCTGCCGGGGCCGGAATATCACGAATTCGACACGGCTTCGCAGGAAGCATTCTGGCGTCTGCCATGGCAGATAAGCCCGCAGAGCAACCGCATGGGGTACCGCTTACAGGGGCAGCCACTGTTGCGGACGACCTCGCGCGAGTTGCTCTCCCACGGCTTATTACCCGGCGTTATACAGGTGCCGTCAAATGGCCAACCGATTGTGCTGATGAATGATGCTCAGACGACCGGCGGATACCCGCGTATTGCCTGCATTATTGAGGCCGATATGTACCATCTGGCGCAAATTCCTCTTGGGCAACCGGTGCATTTTGTTCAGTGTTCACTGGATGAAGCGCTGCATGCCCGCCAGGACCAACAGCGTTATCTTGAACAACTGGCATGGCGGTTAACGCATGAAGATTGA
- the pxpB gene encoding 5-oxoprolinase subunit PxpB, producing MQRARCYLLGETAVVLELEPPVQLATQKRIWRLTQRLSTVPEVAEVIPGMNNITVVLRDPGTLALDAIERLQRWWEESEALEPESRAIEIPVLYGGDAGPDLGRVAEHCRMSEKQVVELHASVDYVVWFIGFQPGFPYLGGLPEALATPRRAEPRVRVAAGSVGIGGAQTGIYPLETPGGWNLIGRTDLALFNPRLAEPSLLRPGDTLRFIPRKEGVC from the coding sequence GTGCAGCGAGCGCGTTGTTATTTATTAGGGGAAACCGCCGTGGTGCTGGAGCTGGAGCCTCCTGTGCAGTTGGCGACGCAAAAGCGGATCTGGCGGCTGACGCAGCGGTTGTCCACGGTGCCGGAGGTGGCAGAAGTCATTCCGGGGATGAATAATATTACGGTTGTGCTGCGCGATCCGGGCACGCTGGCGCTCGATGCCATTGAACGCTTACAGCGCTGGTGGGAAGAGAGCGAGGCGCTGGAGCCGGAATCTCGCGCCATTGAGATCCCGGTCCTGTACGGCGGCGATGCCGGGCCGGATCTCGGACGGGTGGCGGAACATTGCCGGATGAGTGAAAAACAGGTAGTGGAGCTTCATGCCTCTGTTGATTATGTGGTCTGGTTTATTGGCTTCCAGCCTGGCTTTCCCTATCTGGGCGGCCTGCCGGAAGCACTGGCCACGCCGCGACGCGCTGAACCGCGTGTTCGCGTAGCAGCCGGTTCTGTCGGTATTGGCGGCGCACAAACCGGCATCTACCCGCTGGAGACGCCCGGCGGCTGGAACCTGATTGGACGAACAGATTTGGCGCTCTTTAACCCGCGTTTAGCGGAGCCTTCATTGCTGCGTCCTGGCGACACGCTACGCTTCATTCCGCGTAAGGAGGGCGTATGTTGA
- a CDS encoding type 2 GTP cyclohydrolase I, with protein MKNTELEKLINEKLNSAAFSDYGPNGLQVEGRETVQKIVTGVTASQALLDEAVRQQADAVIVHHGYFWKNEAPVILGMKRNRLKTLLANDINLYGWHLPLDAHPELGNNAQLAALLGITIQGEIEELLPWGELTMPVPGLELASWIEARLGRKPLWCGDTGPDVVKRIAWCTGGGQSFIDKAARFGVDAFITGEVSEQTIHSAREQGLHFYAAGHHATERGGIRALSEWLNTHTDLDVTFVDIPNPA; from the coding sequence ATGAAAAATACCGAACTGGAAAAACTGATTAACGAGAAGCTGAACAGTGCGGCATTCAGTGATTACGGCCCGAACGGCCTCCAGGTTGAAGGGCGGGAAACGGTGCAAAAAATTGTCACCGGCGTGACCGCCAGCCAGGCGTTGCTGGATGAAGCGGTGCGTCAGCAGGCGGACGCGGTAATTGTCCATCACGGCTATTTCTGGAAAAACGAAGCGCCAGTCATTCTGGGCATGAAGCGTAACCGCCTGAAAACGCTTCTGGCGAACGACATCAACCTGTATGGCTGGCATCTGCCGCTCGATGCGCACCCGGAGCTGGGCAATAACGCGCAACTGGCGGCGCTGCTCGGTATTACCATTCAGGGCGAAATCGAAGAGCTGTTGCCGTGGGGAGAACTCACGATGCCGGTGCCGGGGCTGGAACTGGCTTCGTGGATCGAAGCGCGTCTCGGCCGTAAGCCGCTCTGGTGCGGCGATACCGGGCCGGATGTTGTGAAACGTATCGCCTGGTGTACCGGCGGCGGACAGAGCTTTATCGATAAAGCCGCCCGCTTTGGCGTGGATGCCTTTATCACCGGCGAGGTATCGGAGCAGACCATTCATTCTGCGCGTGAACAGGGGCTGCATTTCTACGCGGCGGGGCACCATGCCACCGAACGTGGCGGCATTCGCGCGTTGAGCGAGTGGCTGAATACCCATACCGATCTTGACGTTACGTTTGTGGATATTCCGAACCCGGCCTGA
- the phrB gene encoding deoxyribodipyrimidine photo-lyase, with protein sequence MTTHLVWFRADLRVHDNLALAAACRYPDVRVIALFIATPAQWQQHHMAPRQAALLNAHLNALQQALAEKGIPLLYREVDDFAACAQAIAQICASEQVSHLFYNYQYEFNERQRDAAVEKALPNVSCQGFDDSVMLAPGSVMTGNHEMYKVFTPFKNAFLRRLKEELPQCVAAPHAREGARPVAKPIALNYPQQPFDEQLFPADEKSAIARLRHFCQQQAAEYEQQRDFPAIEGTSRLSAALAIGALSPRQCLHRLLAEQPQALDGGSGAVWLNELIWREFYRHLMTFHPALCKHKPFIPWTDRVQWQGSQQQLAAWQEGKTGFPIVDAAMRQLNSTGWMHNRLRMITASFLVKDLLIDWRCGERYFISQLIDGDLAANNGGWQWAASTGTDAAPYFRIFNPTTQGERFDASGEFIRHWLPELQAVPEKHLHQPWAWADKQGQRLDYPRPIVDHKQARAATLAAYEAARKA encoded by the coding sequence ATGACCACCCATCTGGTCTGGTTTCGCGCGGATTTACGTGTACATGATAATCTTGCGCTCGCGGCCGCCTGCCGTTATCCCGATGTCCGAGTTATTGCGCTTTTCATTGCCACGCCAGCACAGTGGCAGCAGCATCATATGGCTCCCCGTCAGGCGGCGCTGCTCAACGCCCATCTTAATGCGCTGCAACAGGCGCTGGCGGAGAAGGGCATTCCGCTGCTCTACCGCGAGGTGGATGATTTTGCTGCCTGCGCGCAGGCCATCGCCCAAATCTGTGCCAGCGAGCAGGTAAGCCATCTTTTTTATAACTATCAATATGAATTCAATGAACGCCAGCGTGATGCGGCGGTAGAAAAAGCGCTGCCGAACGTATCCTGCCAGGGGTTTGATGACAGCGTGATGCTGGCACCTGGCAGCGTTATGACCGGTAATCACGAGATGTATAAAGTCTTTACGCCGTTCAAAAACGCTTTTTTGCGTCGGCTAAAAGAGGAACTGCCGCAATGCGTCGCCGCGCCGCATGCACGCGAAGGGGCGCGGCCTGTCGCTAAGCCGATCGCACTTAACTATCCGCAGCAGCCGTTTGATGAACAACTTTTCCCCGCCGATGAGAAAAGCGCGATTGCCCGGCTGCGTCACTTTTGCCAGCAGCAGGCGGCGGAGTATGAGCAGCAGCGTGATTTTCCGGCGATTGAAGGTACCAGCCGCCTCTCCGCCGCGCTGGCGATTGGCGCACTGTCGCCGCGCCAGTGTCTGCATCGTTTACTGGCCGAGCAGCCGCAGGCGCTTGATGGTGGAAGCGGCGCAGTATGGCTCAATGAGCTGATCTGGCGTGAGTTTTACCGTCATCTGATGACATTTCATCCGGCGCTCTGCAAGCACAAACCTTTTATCCCCTGGACTGATAGGGTGCAGTGGCAGGGGAGCCAGCAGCAGCTTGCGGCGTGGCAAGAAGGCAAGACTGGCTTTCCGATTGTCGATGCCGCAATGCGCCAGTTGAACAGCACTGGCTGGATGCACAATCGGCTGCGGATGATTACTGCCAGCTTCCTGGTCAAAGACTTACTTATCGACTGGCGTTGCGGAGAGCGCTATTTTATTTCTCAGTTGATTGATGGCGATCTGGCGGCAAACAATGGTGGCTGGCAGTGGGCAGCCTCAACGGGGACCGACGCGGCGCCGTATTTCCGCATTTTTAATCCCACCACGCAGGGGGAGCGCTTTGACGCCAGCGGCGAGTTTATTCGTCACTGGCTGCCGGAACTGCAAGCAGTGCCGGAAAAGCATCTCCATCAGCCCTGGGCGTGGGCGGATAAACAGGGGCAACGTCTCGATTATCCTCGCCCGATTGTGGACCATAAACAGGCGCGAGCCGCCACCCTGGCGGCGTATGAAGCCGCCCGTAAAGCGTAA
- a CDS encoding YbfA family protein translates to MNTYKAFPVHVVLMRRAFAILAGVLALPMMLFWKDRARFYSYLHRVWAKTSEKPVWMDQAEKVACDFY, encoded by the coding sequence ATGAACACATATAAAGCGTTTCCGGTACACGTTGTGTTGATGCGTCGCGCTTTCGCCATTCTGGCAGGCGTTCTGGCATTACCAATGATGTTATTCTGGAAAGATCGCGCGCGTTTTTACAGCTACCTGCACCGCGTCTGGGCGAAAACCAGTGAAAAACCGGTGTGGATGGACCAGGCCGAAAAAGTAGCCTGCGACTTTTATTAA
- the kdpF gene encoding K(+)-transporting ATPase subunit F — protein sequence MSAGVIIGIVLVFLLLGYLVYALINAEAF from the coding sequence GTGAGTGCAGGCGTAATAATCGGCATCGTGCTGGTTTTCCTGTTATTGGGCTACCTGGTTTATGCCCTGATTAACGCGGAGGCTTTCTGA